One Narcine bancroftii isolate sNarBan1 chromosome 3, sNarBan1.hap1, whole genome shotgun sequence DNA window includes the following coding sequences:
- the LOC138756862 gene encoding uncharacterized protein has protein sequence MLVGGSQTARGRRHETQSAAALALRRECPNAKVTSRYEAWWVTPTRVSLTIPVRSGSAQQVLPGELRDTGELLLALNTYLQVGVYRPTLTLSDGWNCSPLRAISMDHLPILLLIFLTLNSLWTSHLLPAPEQETTLTPTSHSVPSINRSGEKTVEQIKHALLRALNLRHIPGVQTEMVKELRSLWRERFPAISPNLRGMGGGQPAKNVTQPQGEVAVTGTNESSTPTTPSRCCRTTAQISLADLGWEHWIVYPEHITYVDCASCRHPRHALPAHCRSNLTSRSTQGHRRHCCKAVKIDWIPIVYVDEHLSLVISNIPLAKECGEEQ, from the exons ATGCTTGTTGGAGGGTCCCAGACAGCCAGAGGGAGGAGGCATGAAACCCAATCTGCAGCTGCTCTTGCCCTGCGCAGAGAGTGCCCCAATGCCAAGGTCACCAGCAGATATGAGGCCTGGTGGGTAACGCCCACTCGAGTCTCTCTAACAATCCCAGTCAGGTCTGGGAGTGCACAGCAGGTGCTCCCAGGGGAATTGAGAGACACCGGAGAGCTCTTGCTTGCTTTGAACACTTATCTGCAGGTCGGAGTCTACCGGCCAACTCTGACCTTGAGTGACGGCTGGAATTGTTCTCCGTTGAGGGCCATCAGCATGGACCATCTTCCCATCCTTTTGCTGATATTCCTGACTTTGAACTCGCTGTGGACATCCCACTTACTCCCAGCTCCGGAGCAGGAGACGACTCTCACACCCACATCCCACAGTGTGCCCAGCATCAACAG AAGTGGTGAGAAGACAGTGGAGCAGATCAAGCATGCTCTTCTGCGAGCCCTAAACCTGCGCCACATTCCTGGGGTCCAGACGGAGATGGTGAAGGAGCTCCGGTCGCTGTGGAGGGAGCGATTCCCCGCCATCTCCCCCAACCTCAGGGGGATGGGGGGCGGACAACCAG CCAAGAACGTGACACAGCCTCAGGGTGAAGTGGCCGTCACTGGGACCAATGAATCCTCGACACCGACCACCCCCAGCCGCTGCTGCCGCACCACTGCCCAGATCTCCCTTGCAG ACTTGGGCTGGGAACATTGGATCGTGTACCCCGAGCACATCACCTATGTGGACTGCGCGAGCTGCCGGCACCCGCGGCACGCACTTCCTGCTCACTGTCGCAGCAACCTGACCTCCCGGAGCACGCAGGGGCACAGG AGGCACTGCTGCAAGGCGGTGAAGATTGATTGGATTCCAATCGTGTACGTCGATGAGCATTTGTCCTTGGTGATTAGCAACATACCACTGGCCAAGGAATGTGGGGAGGAACAATGA